The window CCTGACCACGACGGACGGCGTTACCGGTAGATTCGAAAACGCCAACCCATCGTATCCGTTTGTTAAAGTCGCGCTGGATTATCAGGGCAATGACGTCGGCCTTGGCATCACGCGCACCGACGCCAGCTTTGACAGCCTGGCCAGCACTGAGAACGAGAAAGCGGTAGCTCGTGCGGTGGAGACGCTCAACGCGACGGAACCGGTCACGGAAACGGCCAAACGCAGCGTGGCGATCCCGGCGGCCGAAGAGGCCAACCTGCTGCAAAGCGATGGGGGCGAGGCGCAAGCCGTGAGCGAAGAGGCGAGCATCGTGGCGGGCCATCCGGTCTATGAAAGCTTCCTCGGCTTCACCTCGGCCAGAGAATTGCAACAGGCGACCCGTCAACTGTCCGGCCAGATCCACGCGGATATGGCTTCCGCCCAGATCAACGAAAGCCGTTACCTGCGCGATACCGCCACCGAGCGCTTGCGCCAGGCGGAAGGCCGCCGCACCGCTACCGACATTAAAGCGGATGACAACGGCGCCTGGGCGAAACTGCTGGGTAGCTGGGGGCATGCTTCCGGCAACGACAACGCCACCGGTTACCAGACCTCCACCTATGGCGTGCTGTTAGGTCTGGACAGCGAACTGTTTGACGACGGCCGGCTTGGCATGATGACCGGGTATACCCGCACTTCGCTGGATGGCGGTTATCAGTCAGATGCTCACAGCGACAACTACCATCTGGGGCTGTACGGCGACAAACGCTTCGGCGCGTTGGCGCTGCGAGCGGGCGGCACCTATACCTGGCATCGCATCGACACCTCGCGCTCGGTGAACTACGGCGCGCAGTCGGATCGCGAGAAGGCCAAGTATAACGCGCGCACCGGTCAGCTGTTCATCGAAAGCGGCTACGATTGGACGAGCGATGCGGTCAACCTTGAGCCGTTCGCCAACCTGGCGTATACCCATTACCGTAACGAGGAGATCAACGAGCAAGGCGGGGCAGCGGCGCTGCGCGGCGACAAACAAAGTCAGTCCGCCACCGCCTCGACGTTGGGGCTGCGCGCCGACACCGAGTGGCAAACCGACAGCGTGGCGATCGCGCTGCGCGGCGAGCTTGGTTGGCAGCATCAGTACGGCAAGCTGGAGCGTAAAACGCAGCTGATGTTCAAACGCACCGATGCGGCGTTCGACGTGAACAGCGTGCCTGTTTCTCGCGATGGCGCGATTCTGAAAGCGGGCGTCGATGTATCGATTAACAAAAACGCCGTCCTGTCCCTTGGCTACGGCGGGCAGCTGTCGTCCAACCACCAGGACAACAGCGTCAACGCCGGTCTGACCTGGCGCTTCTGATCGCGGTTGCATGCTTCGCTTTATTCAGCCCTCATCGTGACGATGGGGGCTTTTTTTTCGCGGCCAGCCGGCCTTCTGCGGCATGAGCGATACTTTCTCCGCGACCTATTCCCCCGGCCGGTGTTCGCCGCCGGGTTAATCAATCAGAGGAAAACAAACGCTGCTGCCAATAGCGCAATTGCGTCAGCGTGATCGGCGCAGCGGCGGCAATGGCCGCGCGATTTTCCAACGCAATCTCCCGCGCGCGTTGCAACGGCTCGGCGCTGAAGCCTTGCAAGTTTTGTTGCAGCGCCTGTTGCGTTTGCTCCAGCTCACCAACGCTAACGTGCGTCAGCTCATGATGCATCTGCAGCAAGAATTCGTCGTTTAACTGCCGCAGCTGTTCTGCGGTGAACGTCGGGGATTGCAGCGCGAACAGCAGGCCTTCGGCATGGGTGCAGCGGTGGAAGGCACATTGCACCACGTAGCCCACGTTGCGTTCCACGCGCAGCCGCTGAAAATAGCGCGGCGCGTAAAGCCGGGCCAGCACGCGCAGCGCCCAGCGGCCTTCGGCTTCATCGTTTTGCAGCGGGTAAAACTGCAGCAAGGCGTGTTCGGCGCCGCTTTCCGTCAGCGTGACAGGGGGATGTAAACGCGGCGGCGTTTGCGGCTCAGCCGTTATGGCGTAGGGGAAGTCATACAGCAAATGTGACAGCCGCCGTTTTAACTCGCCATCGCCGCCGACCAGAGTGGCATGCCAGTGTGGCGCCGTTGCCGTAGAGACGTTCAGCGCCGCCGGTAATTGGGCCAACAGGCGGCGAATGGCGATATCGTTTTGTTGTTTTAACTGCGCGTGGCGCAGGTTTCTCGCCGCCTCGTTGATGACGGCCGGCGGCTGCGCAGCCAGAGCCCGGTTCACGACGTTCAGGCCGTGGCAGATCAGCCCGTGGCTGCCCGCCAGCTGCAGCAGCCACACGCCCTGGTGGCGTTCGACGCTTAAATGTCCCTCCCGATGCGCCAGCTCCGCCGCGCCAGGACGCAGCGCCGCCTGCAAGCCACAGGCCTGTTCTTCGCTGAGTGCGCCATGTGACGATGGGCGCAGCAACAGCACCGGCTGCGCCTCGCCGGAACGCAGATGCTGCAGCGGCGCCTGGCCGGGCGGCAAGGGCGGGATCGGCAGCGCCGCCGAAGCGGAGAAAAAGCGGAAAGGTTCCACTGTAGGCGCCAGCGCGGCGCCGGCGAAGGGGCCAAGGGTCAGCGGCAGCCCTTGGATTTCGCGCGTTTCACCGCCCCCCTCGGGCTGCACGGCCAGGCGGCGGCGCGGCGCCGCCATCAGCATAGCGAGTTGCCGCGTCCAGTCGTCATGCTGTTCCGTCGGCGGCAGCCCAAACGCTCTGGCCCGCAGTTGATCGAGCGGCGCCAGACGGTGAAAATCGCGGTTCGCCAGTTGCCCGAAATGCTCGAGCTGGCCTGGTGTCAGCGCGTTCAACGCCTGCAGCCATGCCAGCAAGGCGCTTTCGATATGGGCGGCCTCAGACGCCGAGCCGTGATTGACGGTGAAAATAAAACTCAACAGGGCGCTGTTTTCGCCGCAGCGGGCATAATCCAGCCGAACGGCGTCGCCCCACGCGTGCGCGCGCAGCCGTGCCAGCAGCCCGCCAGGGGCGTCGTCCAGCAATAAACGCTCAAGCCGCCGCAGCCAGCCGCGTGAACGGCAGTGCGGCAGGGCAAACACCAGTCGCAGCTGCGGCGCGCCGGGAAGAGACAGCGTGTAATCTTGCCCGGCGGCCAGCGGCGGCAATGTCTCGGGCGGCGCGGCGCTGCCCGACGGCAAGCCGCCACCGTAGCGCTGTGCCAGCGCATGCAGCTGCTCAAGCGATTGTGGGCCTTGCAGCCACAGCGTCATGTTCGGTGCGCGGTAATAATGGTGGTGAAACTGCCGCAACGCCTGCTGCAACGCGGAAATATCGCTGCCGAAAGCGGCGCGGCTGCCGATATGAAAGCGATGCAGCGCGTCAAATCCGCTGAACATCTGCCGCTGCACCGCTTCGCAGCGGGTTTCAACATCGGCGCGCAGCAGGCGGTATTCGGCGTCGATGACCTCGATCTCCTGGGCGATCGCCTCAGTCGCCAGCTGCGGAGCGGCGAGCATATCGCTCAGCCGCGCCAACCCATCCGCCAGATGGGCGGCGCCCACCTCAAAGAAAAACGCGGTTTGCGTGGCCTGGGTGGTGGCGTTTAACCGGCCACCGGCCGTCTGGGTCCAGCCCATCAGCCCATCTTGCGCGCTGAAGTTCGCGCTGCCGCGAAACAGCATATGCTCCAGCAGATGCGCCAGGCCGGGCCAGGCGGCAGGCGCCTGAAAGCTGCCCGCTTCGATGCGCACCAGCGCGGCGGCGGCGTCGGCGGCAGGGTCGCTTATCGCTTTGACGGCCAAACCGTTATCGAGCTGCCACGAAGCGGCGGCGGGCGCCATCGTCAACCCTTGAAGATCAGACGGGAGTTGGTCTGATTGCGAAAACGCAGCTGATCGATACCGATCTGCGAACGGTTCGCCGCTTCCCGCGCCGCCAGGATGGTGCCGTGATGCGGCGATTTGCCGCACACCGGGTCGGCGTTGTCGGCGTTGCCGGTCAGCATGAACGCCTGGCAGCGGCAGCCGCCGTAGTCTTGCTCTTTCTCCGAACAGGAACGGCAGGGCTCCGGCATCCAGTCATAGCCGCGATAGCGGTTAAAGCCGAAGGAGTGGTACCAGATATGCTGCAGATCGTGCTCCAGCACCGACGGAAACTTAATCGGTAACTGACGGGCGCTGTGGCAGGGTAACGCCATGCCTTCCGGCGTCACGCTCATGAAGATGGCGCCCCAACCGCCCATGCAGCCTTTAGGCCGCTCCTCGTAGTAATCCGGCGTGACGAACAGCAGGTTAGCCAGTTTGCCGTCGGCGGCCATGCGCTCGCGATAGCGTTTCACCACGGCTTCTGCCTCGGCGATCTGTTCGCGGGTCGGCAGCAGGCCTTCACGGTTCAGGTGCGCCCAGCCGTAGAACTGGCAGGTCGCCAGCTCGACGTCGTCGGCATCCAGCTGGATCGCCAGTTCGATGATGCGGTCGATCTGGCCGATATTATGGCGATGCAACACGAAGTTGAGCACCATCGGATAGCCGAGCGCCTTGACCGCCTTGGCCATCGCCAGCTTCTGCTGAAATGCCTTGGCGGAGCCCGCCAGCGCGGCGTTCAGCGTTTCGTCGCTGGCCTGAAAACTGATCTGAATATGATCCAGCCCGGCGTCGGCGAAGGTCTGCAGCTTTTTCTCGGTCAGGCCGATGCCGGAGGTGATCAGGTTGGTGTAAAACCCGAGATCGCGGGCGGCGGCGATCAGCTCGGGCAGGTCTTTACGCACCAGCGGCTCGCCGCCGGAGAAGCCGAGCTGCACGCTGCCCATCGCCCGCGCCTGGCGGAACACCTCTATCCACTGCGCGGTAGTCAGCTCTTTTTCCTGCGCGGCAAAATCGAGCGGGTTGGAGCAGTACGGACACTGCAGCGGGCAGCGGTAGGTCAGCTCCGCCAGCAGCCAGAGCGGCGGATTCACCGCCGGCGCACGTGGTTCAGTCACGGAAGGTCACCCATTTTTGTTCGTAGGCGCGCTGGAAAAATTCCAGCACGTCGTCCGCCAACCCTTCGGCGCCGGGGAAGCGGGCGTTCAACTGGGCGATGATGCCGTTCAGCGTAGTGTGGCCGTCGACCAGTTGCAAAATGGCGGCGGCGCTGTCGTTCAGCTTGGCCATGCCTTCCGGATAGAGGATCACATGGCTGTTTTGCACCTGCTCCCATTGCAGGCGGTAACCGCGGCGGAAGACGGGAGTGTGTTCAGGGTTCAGCGTCATTACACCAGCCTCTGGTTGTGCCATACCCGCGCGGCGGTCACGCTGTGGTAAGGCGGGCGGTTCAGGGTGTAGGCCATGCTCATGGCGTCCAGCATGCTCCACAGAATGTCCAGCTTGAACTGCAGGATCTCCAGCATGCGCTGCTGCTTTTCAACGGTATCGCAATAGTCCAGCGCCAGCGCCAGGCCGTGTTCCACGTCGCGGTTGGCCTGGCCGAGGCGGCTGCGGAAATAGTCGTAGCCGGCGGCGTCGATCCACGGGTAGTGTTGCGGCCAGCTGTCGAGACGCGACTGGTGGATTTGCGGCGCGAACAGTTCGGTCAGCGAGCTGCAGGCTGCTTCCTGCCAGCAGGCGCGGCGCGCGAAGTTGACGTAGGCGTCCACCGCGAAGCGCACGCCCGGCAGCACCAACTGCTCGGATAGCAGGGCGTCGCGCTGCAGCCCGACGGCCTCGCCGAGGCGCAGCCAGGCCTCGATGCCGCCTTCGCTGCCGCCGTAGCCGTCGTGATCCAGAATGCGCTGCACCCACTTGCGACGGGTGTCCGGCTGCGGGCAGTTGGCCATGATCGCCGCATCCTTGATCGGAATGCTGGTCTGGTAGTAGAACCGGTTGGCCACCCAGCCCTGGATCTGCTCACGCGTCGCTTCGCCGTTGTGCATCGCGATGTGATACGGGTGGTGGATGTGGTAATAAGCGCCTTTGGCGCGCAGCGCCGCTTCAAATGCCTGCGGCGTCAGGGGACGTGGTTGCGTCATGGCGATTCCCTACAGTTCGATATTCATGCCGTCCCAGCTCACTTCGATGCCGGCGGCGGTCAGGCTCTGCCGTTCCGCGGAGTCTTCATTGAGGATCGGGTTGGTATTGTTGATGTGGATCAGGATCTTGCGTTTGGCGGGCAAGGTGCTGAGCAGGGCCGCCAGCCCGTGCTCTTCCGCCAGCGCCAGGTGCCCCATGTCTTTGCCGGTATTGCGTCCCACGCCGGCGTTGGCCAGCTCGTTGTCACGCCACAGCGTGCCGTCGATCAGCAGGCAATCCGCCCGGCGCAGCCAGGGCATCAGCGCCTCGTCCGGCTCACCCAGGCCCGGTGCGTACAGCAGACCGGCCCCGCGCGCGGTATCTTCGATAAACAGCGCCACGTTGTGGCCCGGCAGCGGGCGATCGCGGTACGGCGAATAGGGGGGCGCGTTGCTGAGCAGCGGAATGGCGGTGAAGCGCACGTTTGGGCAGACCGCCGTGCGGAACGGTTCGCCGGGCGTCACCGGGTGGTGAATCAACCCGCCGTTCCAATGGGAGAGCATGGGAAACACCGGGAAGCCGGTGCTGAGATCGTCATGCACTTCAGGGGTGCACCAGACGTGGTGTGGGCAGCCCTCACGCAAATTGAGCAAGCCCGCGCTGTGATCGATCTGGCTGTCGGTCAGCACGATCGCGCCGATGCCGGTGCCGCGCAGCACGTCGGGATTGTTCAATTCGGGCGAAGCCAGCAGCTGATGGCAAATATCCGGTGAAACGTTGCACAGCACCCAGTTTTTACCGTCGTCGCTGACGGCGATGGAAGACTGCGTGCGACGCGTAGCGTTGATGCTGTGGCTGCGAACGCCCCGGCAGTTGTCGCAGTTGCAATTCCACTGGGGAAAGCCGCCGCCCGCTGCCGAGCCGAGAACTTTTATCTGCATGTCTGAACCAGAAAAAGAGGGAAAGAAATGCCCGCGCGAAAGGCGGGCAGACAGGCGATTAACGGTTGGAAATGTACAGCGTCACTTCCAGCCCCAGACGCAGGTCAACAAACTCAGGTTTAGTCCAGGTAGTCATAGCGGTGCTCCTTTACATGCATCGTGATAGTTCGAGCCCAATGAGAAATTTTCGCATTAGGTCGGCCCAATGTTGGCGAAATGTGACGAAGATCGCAACCTTTAAAGCGTAACCGGGTTATTCACCCCAGGTGGCGGCGAGCGCGTTCAGCCAGTTGCGCCAGGTCAGCTTCTCCAGCAGCCGGTTATCGAACCCGGCCTGCGCCAGCGCTTGCGTCAGGCGCGGAAGGCCTGCGGCGTCCTCCAACGGTTGCGGTACGTTGACTCCGTCAAAATCAGAGCCAAATCCCACGCGATCTTCACCAAGTTTAGCGATCAAATACTCAACGTGTTTAACAATTTCTGTTAAGCCGGTCGTTGCACTGTCACGTTTACCGTCCACCCGCAGGAAGGCGGTGCCGAAATTGACGCCGACCATCCCGCCGCTCTGGGCGATGGCGTCCAGCTGCGCGTCGGTCAGGTTGCGCGGCTGCGGGCAGAGGGCGTGGGCGTTTGAGTGGGTGGCGACCAGGGG of the Serratia marcescens subsp. marcescens ATCC 13880 genome contains:
- the pqqD gene encoding pyrroloquinoline quinone biosynthesis peptide chaperone PqqD codes for the protein MTLNPEHTPVFRRGYRLQWEQVQNSHVILYPEGMAKLNDSAAAILQLVDGHTTLNGIIAQLNARFPGAEGLADDVLEFFQRAYEQKWVTFRD
- the pqqA gene encoding pyrroloquinoline quinone precursor peptide PqqA, with amino-acid sequence MTTWTKPEFVDLRLGLEVTLYISNR
- the pqqB gene encoding pyrroloquinoline quinone biosynthesis protein PqqB; amino-acid sequence: MQIKVLGSAAGGGFPQWNCNCDNCRGVRSHSINATRRTQSSIAVSDDGKNWVLCNVSPDICHQLLASPELNNPDVLRGTGIGAIVLTDSQIDHSAGLLNLREGCPHHVWCTPEVHDDLSTGFPVFPMLSHWNGGLIHHPVTPGEPFRTAVCPNVRFTAIPLLSNAPPYSPYRDRPLPGHNVALFIEDTARGAGLLYAPGLGEPDEALMPWLRRADCLLIDGTLWRDNELANAGVGRNTGKDMGHLALAEEHGLAALLSTLPAKRKILIHINNTNPILNEDSAERQSLTAAGIEVSWDGMNIEL
- the pqqC gene encoding pyrroloquinoline-quinone synthase PqqC, whose amino-acid sequence is MTQPRPLTPQAFEAALRAKGAYYHIHHPYHIAMHNGEATREQIQGWVANRFYYQTSIPIKDAAIMANCPQPDTRRKWVQRILDHDGYGGSEGGIEAWLRLGEAVGLQRDALLSEQLVLPGVRFAVDAYVNFARRACWQEAACSSLTELFAPQIHQSRLDSWPQHYPWIDAAGYDYFRSRLGQANRDVEHGLALALDYCDTVEKQQRMLEILQFKLDILWSMLDAMSMAYTLNRPPYHSVTAARVWHNQRLV
- the pqqE gene encoding pyrroloquinoline quinone biosynthesis protein PqqE, yielding MTEPRAPAVNPPLWLLAELTYRCPLQCPYCSNPLDFAAQEKELTTAQWIEVFRQARAMGSVQLGFSGGEPLVRKDLPELIAAARDLGFYTNLITSGIGLTEKKLQTFADAGLDHIQISFQASDETLNAALAGSAKAFQQKLAMAKAVKALGYPMVLNFVLHRHNIGQIDRIIELAIQLDADDVELATCQFYGWAHLNREGLLPTREQIAEAEAVVKRYRERMAADGKLANLLFVTPDYYEERPKGCMGGWGAIFMSVTPEGMALPCHSARQLPIKFPSVLEHDLQHIWYHSFGFNRYRGYDWMPEPCRSCSEKEQDYGGCRCQAFMLTGNADNADPVCGKSPHHGTILAAREAANRSQIGIDQLRFRNQTNSRLIFKG
- the pqqF gene encoding pyrroloquinoline quinone biosynthesis protein PqqF yields the protein MAPAAASWQLDNGLAVKAISDPAADAAAALVRIEAGSFQAPAAWPGLAHLLEHMLFRGSANFSAQDGLMGWTQTAGGRLNATTQATQTAFFFEVGAAHLADGLARLSDMLAAPQLATEAIAQEIEVIDAEYRLLRADVETRCEAVQRQMFSGFDALHRFHIGSRAAFGSDISALQQALRQFHHHYYRAPNMTLWLQGPQSLEQLHALAQRYGGGLPSGSAAPPETLPPLAAGQDYTLSLPGAPQLRLVFALPHCRSRGWLRRLERLLLDDAPGGLLARLRAHAWGDAVRLDYARCGENSALLSFIFTVNHGSASEAAHIESALLAWLQALNALTPGQLEHFGQLANRDFHRLAPLDQLRARAFGLPPTEQHDDWTRQLAMLMAAPRRRLAVQPEGGGETREIQGLPLTLGPFAGAALAPTVEPFRFFSASAALPIPPLPPGQAPLQHLRSGEAQPVLLLRPSSHGALSEEQACGLQAALRPGAAELAHREGHLSVERHQGVWLLQLAGSHGLICHGLNVVNRALAAQPPAVINEAARNLRHAQLKQQNDIAIRRLLAQLPAALNVSTATAPHWHATLVGGDGELKRRLSHLLYDFPYAITAEPQTPPRLHPPVTLTESGAEHALLQFYPLQNDEAEGRWALRVLARLYAPRYFQRLRVERNVGYVVQCAFHRCTHAEGLLFALQSPTFTAEQLRQLNDEFLLQMHHELTHVSVGELEQTQQALQQNLQGFSAEPLQRAREIALENRAAIAAAAPITLTQLRYWQQRLFSSD